The following are encoded together in the Phenylobacterium sp. NIBR 498073 genome:
- a CDS encoding protein-L-isoaspartate(D-aspartate) O-methyltransferase, which translates to MGKQDDNGEEGRDVQLARLVLSLRAQGVSDPAVLAALESTPRELFTPDLFKERAFEDSALPIACGQTISQPFIVGLMSQALQVEPRSRVLEIGTGSGYQTTILSKISRLVYTVERYRTLLGEAEARFKQLGLTNIVTRFGDGGRGWPEQAPFDRILVTAAAPDEPKALLSQLKPSGILVAPVGRGPVQKLIRYLGDGAGGFRAEHMTDVRFVPLLDGVAKEP; encoded by the coding sequence ATGGGCAAGCAAGACGACAACGGCGAAGAGGGGCGGGACGTCCAACTCGCACGACTGGTGCTGTCGCTGCGCGCCCAGGGCGTCAGCGACCCGGCCGTGCTGGCGGCGCTCGAATCGACCCCGCGCGAGCTGTTCACCCCGGACCTTTTCAAGGAAAGGGCTTTCGAGGATTCGGCCCTGCCGATCGCCTGCGGCCAGACGATCAGCCAACCGTTCATCGTCGGCCTGATGAGCCAGGCGCTTCAGGTCGAGCCACGTTCGCGGGTGCTCGAGATCGGCACCGGCTCGGGCTACCAGACCACCATCCTCTCCAAGATTTCGCGGCTGGTCTACACGGTCGAGCGCTACCGCACCCTGCTGGGCGAGGCCGAGGCTCGATTTAAGCAACTGGGCCTGACCAACATCGTCACCCGTTTCGGCGACGGCGGGCGGGGCTGGCCCGAGCAGGCGCCTTTTGACCGCATTTTGGTCACAGCGGCGGCGCCGGATGAGCCCAAGGCCCTGCTTTCGCAACTGAAGCCCTCCGGCATTCTGGTCGCGCCTGTGGGCAGGGGGCCGGTGCAAAAGCTGATCCGTTATCTCGGCGACGGGGCGGGCGGCTTCCGGGCCGAACACATGACCGACGTCCGCTTCGTTCCTCTGCTCGACGGCGTCGCCAAGGAGCCGTGA
- a CDS encoding LysM peptidoglycan-binding domain-containing protein, giving the protein MTLSLSRTVLFLLAGTALTACTTVEPVRPNFPTRPNPAPSQPPPAPPPVVRPSEPAPEARPTPPVSSTPLPSIQPARPLPPAPTSPPPTTQALPPAPPVMQTVTRTTVAGRVVDTAGPAKDYTVKKGDNLDAIARTLGTDRKQLAEDNDLKAPYALRPGQVLKGPRTANSKAYVVESGDTLFAIARRFSVTAAAIAEANERDIDAPLSPGQRLILPDGYKDKGPTVVRTQVPVASSGYEPPPPDATPPYTPPYTPPRVTPPATPPSVVDEPATTVRMRVTGKVVDTVGKPKTYTVKKGDNLDAIARSLDTTRKDLADDNKLKAPYALQPGQVLKGPATKAKAYVAGQGDTMALIARRFGVTQKALAEANGLRVGAAIKAGRQVILPSGYRDRGPIREEVAAPRPAPAPTPAPPPPYTPPATTTPSTPYQPPATTTPTPPAPVRPAPPPPKPSTPAPTPSSPAPTSGTPTDAQISSFGRGRFVWPVRGDIVSDYGPKGTGQRNDGVNIRASQGETVRAAAAGDVVYAGDQVPGFGNLVLIKHTDGWVTAYGHLARVDVKMQQKVVQGQQVGQVGSTGGVSEPQLHFEVRYAPTPQERARPIDPKLVLPK; this is encoded by the coding sequence ATGACGCTTTCTCTCTCGCGTACGGTTTTGTTCCTTCTGGCCGGCACGGCGCTGACCGCCTGCACCACGGTCGAGCCCGTGCGCCCGAACTTCCCGACCAGGCCCAATCCCGCGCCGAGTCAGCCGCCGCCCGCGCCGCCGCCTGTCGTGCGTCCGTCCGAGCCGGCGCCCGAGGCGCGGCCCACGCCGCCGGTCTCGTCCACGCCGCTGCCCAGCATTCAGCCGGCTCGTCCGCTGCCGCCTGCGCCGACCTCGCCGCCGCCAACGACCCAGGCCCTGCCGCCGGCGCCTCCGGTCATGCAGACCGTGACCCGTACGACGGTCGCCGGCCGGGTGGTCGACACCGCCGGCCCGGCCAAGGACTATACGGTCAAGAAGGGCGACAATCTCGACGCCATCGCCCGCACGCTCGGCACCGACCGCAAGCAGCTCGCCGAGGACAACGATCTCAAGGCGCCCTACGCCCTGCGGCCCGGCCAGGTGCTGAAGGGCCCGCGCACGGCCAACAGCAAGGCCTATGTGGTCGAATCCGGGGACACCCTGTTTGCGATCGCCCGCCGCTTCAGCGTCACCGCCGCGGCGATCGCCGAGGCCAACGAGCGCGACATCGACGCGCCGCTGTCGCCCGGCCAGCGGCTGATCCTGCCGGACGGCTACAAGGACAAGGGCCCGACCGTCGTCCGCACCCAAGTCCCGGTGGCATCCAGCGGCTATGAGCCGCCGCCGCCCGACGCGACCCCGCCCTATACGCCGCCCTACACCCCGCCGCGGGTCACGCCGCCCGCGACGCCGCCGTCCGTCGTCGACGAGCCGGCGACCACGGTGCGCATGCGCGTCACCGGCAAGGTGGTGGACACCGTCGGCAAGCCGAAGACCTATACGGTCAAGAAGGGCGACAATCTCGACGCCATCGCCCGCAGCCTCGACACCACCCGCAAGGATCTGGCTGACGACAACAAGCTGAAGGCGCCCTATGCGCTGCAGCCGGGTCAGGTGCTCAAGGGCCCGGCGACCAAGGCCAAGGCCTATGTGGCGGGGCAGGGCGACACCATGGCCCTGATCGCTCGCCGCTTCGGCGTCACTCAGAAGGCGCTGGCCGAGGCCAACGGCCTGCGCGTCGGCGCCGCGATCAAGGCCGGCCGGCAGGTGATCCTGCCTTCGGGCTATCGCGATCGGGGGCCGATCCGAGAGGAGGTCGCCGCGCCGCGACCGGCGCCGGCTCCGACTCCGGCCCCGCCGCCGCCCTACACGCCGCCTGCGACGACTACGCCGTCGACGCCGTACCAACCGCCGGCGACCACCACGCCGACGCCGCCTGCGCCGGTGCGTCCTGCGCCGCCGCCGCCGAAGCCTTCGACCCCGGCCCCGACGCCGAGTTCTCCGGCCCCGACCAGCGGCACGCCGACCGACGCGCAGATTTCCAGCTTCGGGCGCGGCCGTTTCGTCTGGCCGGTTCGCGGCGACATCGTTTCGGACTACGGGCCCAAGGGCACCGGCCAGCGCAACGACGGCGTCAACATCCGCGCGTCGCAGGGCGAGACGGTCCGCGCCGCCGCAGCCGGCGACGTCGTCTATGCCGGCGACCAGGTGCCGGGCTTCGGCAATCTCGTGCTGATCAAGCACACGGACGGCTGGGTCACCGCCTATGGTCACCTGGCGCGCGTCGACGTGAAGATGCAGCAGAAGGTCGTGCAGGGGCAGCAGGTCGGCCAGGTCGGCTCGACCGGCGGCGTCTCAGAGCCGCAGCTGCACTTCGAGGTGCGCTACGCCCCGACGCCGCAGGAACGCGCCCGCCCGATCGATCCCAAGCTGGTGCTGCCGAAGTAA
- a CDS encoding ATP-binding protein yields MEDALKPVLVRIAEALERLAPAANVAPSFDGARLFRHDPVTGAFHPAPDYPLPLESLLGIERQKDRFLENLQRFAKGLPSNHVLLWGVRGTGKSSISKAAFMQVSQDAPDLKLVEVDRDQVTELPSLFDELRGRAERFVVLCDDLSFEEGAAAAKALKSALEGGVSGPPSNVLFVATSNRRHLMPRTNTEDRGLVASAEDAEEEVSVSDRFGLWIGFPPMDQATYLAAINAYAERYGLTDPELDRRALQWAQLRGSRSGRVAYQFIRDLAGEQGKHLPL; encoded by the coding sequence ATGGAAGACGCGTTGAAGCCTGTTCTCGTCCGCATCGCCGAAGCCCTTGAACGACTGGCCCCGGCGGCCAATGTAGCGCCCTCGTTCGACGGCGCGCGCCTGTTCCGCCACGATCCCGTGACCGGAGCGTTCCATCCCGCGCCGGACTATCCGCTGCCGCTCGAATCCCTGCTGGGCATCGAACGGCAGAAAGACCGGTTCCTGGAAAACCTGCAGCGCTTCGCCAAGGGCCTGCCGAGCAACCACGTCCTGCTGTGGGGCGTGCGCGGGACCGGCAAGAGCTCGATCTCCAAGGCCGCGTTCATGCAGGTCTCGCAGGACGCGCCCGACCTCAAGCTGGTCGAGGTCGATCGCGATCAGGTCACCGAGCTGCCGTCGCTGTTCGACGAGCTGCGCGGCCGGGCCGAACGCTTCGTGGTGCTGTGCGACGATCTCTCGTTCGAGGAGGGCGCGGCCGCCGCCAAGGCGCTGAAATCGGCGCTGGAAGGTGGCGTCTCGGGTCCGCCGAGCAACGTGCTGTTCGTGGCGACCTCCAACCGCCGCCACCTGATGCCGCGGACCAACACCGAAGACCGCGGCTTGGTCGCCTCGGCCGAGGACGCCGAGGAAGAGGTCAGCGTCTCCGACCGCTTCGGCCTGTGGATCGGCTTCCCGCCGATGGATCAGGCGACCTATCTGGCGGCGATCAACGCTTATGCCGAACGCTACGGGCTGACCGATCCGGAACTCGACCGCCGGGCCCTGCAGTGGGCGCAGCTGCGCGGCTCGCGCTCCGGCCGGGTCGCCTATCAGTTCATCCGCGACCTGGCCGGCGAGCAGGGCAAGCACCTGCCGCTGTAA
- the yajC gene encoding preprotein translocase subunit YajC: MFATPAFAQTAAGAPTGGPQDLLIQFLPLVGLVVLFYFLMIRPQQRRMKQHQQMITNLKRNDTVVLNSGVVGKVVRVEDKEIGLEIAQGVTVKVVKGMIAEVRVRGEPAPANDSKA; the protein is encoded by the coding sequence ATGTTCGCCACGCCCGCCTTCGCCCAGACCGCCGCCGGCGCCCCTACGGGCGGCCCGCAGGATCTGCTGATCCAGTTCCTGCCGCTGGTCGGCCTGGTCGTTCTCTTCTACTTCCTGATGATCCGGCCGCAGCAGCGCCGGATGAAGCAGCACCAGCAGATGATCACCAACCTGAAGCGCAACGACACCGTCGTGCTGAACTCGGGCGTGGTCGGCAAGGTGGTCCGGGTCGAGGACAAGGAAATCGGCCTCGAAATCGCCCAAGGCGTCACCGTCAAGGTGGTGAAGGGCATGATCGCCGAGGTCCGGGTGCGCGGCGAGCCGGCCCCCGCCAATGATTCCAAGGCCTAA
- the secD gene encoding protein translocase subunit SecD, with translation MINLSRWKVIAVVFAAIFGVVFTLPNVLPADVRDSLPGFMPKQTLNLGLDLQGGSHLLLEVDTAALKQERLTNLLEDVRTQLREANIQFAELRLVNDQVSVLINDPAQANTAVNKLRSTVAAASAATPGGSGISVSSAGGGRIVLSLSQDAMNAEAGRAVDQSIEILRRRIDELGTKEPTIVRQGVNRIVVQAPGESDPQRLRDVIGQTAKLTFQMVDDSVTPEDMAAGRVPPGSQVYPADDGFSQSYILKKRALVTGEMLTDAQQQFDQQSGQPVVSFRFNGQGARRFADATSQNLGKRFAIVLDGKVISAPVIQSAITGGNGQISGSFTPQSANDLAILLRAGALPAPLKVEQQSTVGAELGADAVKAGIISLAIGGVAIIVFIILAYGLFGVFSAIALIVNVLLILGIMSFTQATLTFPGIAGLILTLAVAVDANVLIYERIRDEAHAGRSPIAALEHGYSLALVSIMDANITSAISALIMFQFGSGPIRGFAWTLLIGVITSVFTAVVITQVLIGLWFRATRPKALPIV, from the coding sequence ATGATCAATCTCTCGCGCTGGAAGGTGATCGCCGTGGTTTTCGCGGCGATCTTCGGCGTGGTGTTCACCTTGCCGAACGTGCTGCCCGCCGATGTGCGCGACAGCCTGCCGGGCTTCATGCCCAAGCAGACCCTCAATCTCGGCCTGGACCTGCAGGGGGGCTCGCACCTCCTGCTGGAGGTAGACACCGCCGCGCTCAAGCAGGAGCGTCTCACCAACCTGCTGGAAGACGTGCGCACCCAGCTGCGCGAGGCCAATATCCAGTTCGCCGAGCTGCGCCTGGTCAATGATCAGGTCAGCGTCCTGATCAACGATCCGGCCCAGGCGAACACAGCGGTCAACAAGCTGCGCAGCACTGTGGCCGCGGCCAGCGCCGCGACGCCGGGCGGCAGCGGCATTTCGGTGTCCTCGGCCGGCGGCGGGCGCATCGTCCTGTCGCTGTCTCAGGACGCGATGAACGCCGAGGCCGGCCGCGCGGTCGACCAGTCGATCGAAATCCTGCGCCGCCGGATCGACGAACTGGGCACCAAGGAACCGACCATCGTCCGTCAGGGCGTCAACCGGATCGTCGTCCAGGCGCCGGGCGAAAGCGATCCGCAACGCCTGCGCGACGTCATCGGCCAGACCGCCAAGCTGACCTTCCAAATGGTCGACGACAGCGTCACGCCGGAAGACATGGCCGCCGGCCGGGTGCCGCCGGGCTCCCAGGTCTATCCGGCCGACGACGGATTCTCGCAGTCGTACATTCTGAAGAAGCGCGCGCTGGTGACCGGCGAGATGCTGACCGACGCCCAGCAGCAGTTCGACCAGCAAAGCGGCCAGCCCGTCGTGTCGTTCCGCTTCAACGGCCAGGGCGCGCGCCGCTTCGCCGATGCGACGTCCCAGAACCTCGGCAAGCGTTTCGCCATCGTCCTCGACGGCAAGGTGATCTCCGCTCCGGTGATCCAGAGCGCCATCACCGGCGGCAACGGCCAGATCAGCGGCAGCTTCACGCCGCAGAGCGCCAACGACCTGGCGATCCTGCTGCGCGCCGGCGCCCTGCCGGCGCCGCTGAAGGTCGAGCAGCAATCGACGGTCGGCGCCGAGCTCGGGGCTGACGCCGTGAAGGCGGGGATCATCTCGCTGGCCATCGGCGGCGTGGCGATCATCGTCTTCATCATCCTGGCCTACGGCCTGTTCGGCGTGTTCTCGGCGATCGCTCTGATCGTCAACGTGCTGCTGATCTTGGGGATCATGTCGTTCACTCAGGCGACGCTGACCTTCCCGGGCATCGCCGGCCTCATCCTGACCCTGGCGGTCGCGGTCGACGCCAACGTGCTGATCTATGAACGGATACGGGACGAGGCCCACGCCGGCAGGTCGCCGATCGCGGCCCTGGAGCACGGCTATTCCCTGGCCCTGGTCTCGATCATGGACGCCAACATCACCAGCGCCATTTCCGCGCTGATCATGTTCCAGTTCGGCTCCGGCCCGATCCGCGGCTTCGCCTGGACGCTGCTCATCGGGGTCATCACCTCGGTGTTCACCGCCGTCGTCATCACTCAAGTGCTTATCGGTCTGTGGTTCCGCGCCACCCGGCCGAAGGCGCTGCCGATCGTCTAG
- the secF gene encoding protein translocase subunit SecF, with the protein MWPLIRLLPREFHFNFVRLAPYAAIFSAILIALSGVSFFTKGLNLGIDFIGGSMIEVQTPGPADIGKLRQTMMRVGGEDAQVQQMGSPNSAMLRFRTAEGVNPVDGAEAIKTELTKAFPGITFKKVEVVGPKVSGELMTGGFMALGVAVLLMLLYIWFRFQLQFGLGAVVGVFHDVLLTMGMLSLTHLEFSMTSIAALLTVIGYSMNEKVITFDRLRENLRKYKTAPLADIINKSENERLSRTLITGSTAILALSGAVFFGGPVLLPLVVTMVFGVVVGTYSSIYVALPIILLWGVKRGDEPAEPLKPMAAR; encoded by the coding sequence ATGTGGCCTCTGATCCGTCTCCTTCCGCGCGAGTTCCACTTCAACTTCGTGCGCCTGGCGCCCTATGCGGCGATCTTTTCGGCGATCCTCATCGCGCTCTCGGGCGTGTCGTTCTTCACCAAGGGCCTGAACCTGGGCATCGACTTCATCGGCGGGTCGATGATCGAGGTGCAGACCCCGGGGCCGGCCGACATCGGCAAGCTGCGTCAGACCATGATGCGGGTCGGCGGCGAAGACGCCCAGGTCCAGCAGATGGGCTCGCCCAACAGCGCGATGCTGCGCTTCCGGACCGCCGAGGGCGTCAATCCCGTCGACGGCGCTGAAGCGATCAAGACCGAGCTGACCAAGGCTTTCCCGGGCATCACCTTCAAGAAGGTGGAGGTCGTGGGGCCGAAGGTTTCGGGCGAGCTGATGACCGGCGGCTTCATGGCCCTGGGCGTCGCGGTGCTGCTGATGCTGCTCTACATCTGGTTCCGTTTCCAGCTGCAGTTCGGCCTCGGCGCCGTGGTGGGCGTGTTCCACGACGTGCTGCTGACGATGGGCATGCTGTCGCTGACCCATCTCGAGTTCTCGATGACCTCGATCGCGGCGCTGCTGACCGTCATCGGCTACTCGATGAACGAAAAGGTCATCACCTTCGACCGTCTTCGCGAGAACCTGCGCAAGTACAAGACCGCGCCGCTGGCCGACATCATCAACAAGTCCGAGAACGAGCGTCTGTCGCGGACCCTGATCACCGGCTCCACGGCGATCCTGGCCCTGTCGGGCGCAGTGTTCTTCGGCGGCCCGGTGCTGCTGCCGCTGGTCGTGACCATGGTGTTCGGCGTCGTCGTCGGCACCTACTCGTCGATCTACGTGGCCCTGCCGATCATCCTGCTCTGGGGCGTGAAGCGCGGCGACGAGCCGGCCGAGCCGCTCAAGCCCATGGCCGCCCGCTAG
- a CDS encoding Mth938-like domain-containing protein produces MARDAPQIDAYGDGGFRLSTGRHEGSLLIVRDEARAWPVRTMGELSPDHFAEIIAAGRGEVEFVLLGAGMHNALPPRAVREALQRAGIGLEFMDTPAACRLYNILTAEGRKLAAALIAV; encoded by the coding sequence ATGGCCCGGGACGCCCCCCAGATCGACGCCTACGGAGACGGCGGCTTCCGCCTCTCCACCGGCCGCCACGAGGGCTCCCTGCTAATCGTGCGCGACGAGGCCAGGGCCTGGCCCGTCCGCACGATGGGCGAGCTGTCGCCCGACCACTTCGCCGAGATCATCGCCGCCGGCCGCGGCGAGGTGGAGTTCGTGCTGCTGGGGGCGGGGATGCACAACGCCCTGCCGCCGCGCGCCGTGCGCGAGGCCCTGCAGCGGGCCGGCATCGGCCTCGAATTCATGGACACCCCGGCCGCCTGCCGGCTCTACAACATCCTGACGGCCGAAGGCCGCAAGCTCGCGGCCGCGCTCATCGCGGTTTAA
- a CDS encoding urate hydroxylase PuuD, translating into MQGLLSNFRNTMIVSFLLAVIMVVGYMSHYGSADSIFWQAVFRWLHTFFGILWIGLLYYFNFVQIRKMPDIPAELKPAVSKYIAPEALFWFRYAALATWIMGVILAFNRGYLFQAFTLGALDGFSVPQHTFIGVGMWLATIMFFNVWVFIWPNQKIALGLVDGDADAKAKAGKVAMLFSRTNTLLSLPMLVTMTMNQTIFG; encoded by the coding sequence ATGCAGGGACTGCTGTCCAATTTCCGCAACACCATGATCGTGAGCTTCCTGCTCGCCGTGATCATGGTCGTTGGTTACATGAGCCATTACGGCTCGGCTGACTCGATCTTCTGGCAGGCGGTGTTCCGCTGGCTGCACACCTTCTTCGGGATCCTCTGGATCGGCCTGCTGTACTACTTCAACTTTGTCCAGATCCGGAAAATGCCGGACATCCCGGCCGAGCTGAAGCCTGCCGTCTCCAAGTACATCGCGCCCGAGGCGCTGTTCTGGTTCCGCTATGCAGCGCTGGCCACCTGGATCATGGGCGTGATCCTCGCTTTCAACCGCGGCTACCTGTTCCAGGCCTTTACCCTGGGCGCCCTGGACGGCTTCTCGGTGCCGCAGCACACCTTCATCGGCGTCGGCATGTGGCTGGCGACGATCATGTTCTTCAACGTCTGGGTCTTCATCTGGCCGAACCAGAAGATCGCCCTGGGCCTCGTTGACGGCGACGCCGACGCCAAGGCCAAGGCCGGCAAGGTGGCCATGCTGTTCTCGCGCACCAACACGCTGCTGTCGTTGCCGATGCTGGTCACCATGACCATGAACCAGACTATCTTCGGCTAA
- a CDS encoding squalene/phytoene synthase family protein, which produces MSETQPAADLDDQARRLDPERWLSSRFIADPAARADAMAVYAFDYELARAPKVASNALMGEIRLTWWREVLDEVFEGRSVRQHPTAQALAAAIGRHGLPRGPLEAMIDARYRELDPAPMNLADALEWARGSAGGAARAVALILDPQADLDRAERAGEAWAIGMLMGTAGMEGEAAQAALAEALAAGQGMSVAAFPAVAHATLARVRARGRRASDLEARLRLFWASARGRL; this is translated from the coding sequence ATGTCCGAAACCCAACCCGCCGCCGACCTCGACGACCAGGCCCGCCGCCTCGACCCTGAACGCTGGCTGTCCAGCCGCTTCATCGCCGACCCCGCCGCCCGTGCGGACGCCATGGCCGTCTACGCCTTCGACTATGAACTGGCCCGCGCGCCCAAGGTCGCGTCCAACGCCCTGATGGGCGAGATCCGCCTGACCTGGTGGCGCGAGGTGCTGGACGAGGTGTTCGAGGGGCGGTCCGTGCGCCAGCACCCGACCGCCCAGGCGCTGGCCGCGGCCATCGGCCGCCACGGCCTGCCGCGCGGCCCGCTGGAGGCGATGATCGACGCCCGCTACCGCGAACTCGATCCCGCGCCGATGAACCTGGCCGACGCGCTCGAATGGGCCCGGGGATCGGCGGGCGGGGCGGCTCGCGCCGTCGCGCTGATCCTCGACCCGCAGGCCGACCTGGACCGGGCCGAGCGCGCGGGCGAGGCCTGGGCGATCGGCATGCTGATGGGCACCGCCGGCATGGAAGGCGAGGCCGCCCAGGCGGCGCTGGCCGAGGCGCTGGCGGCCGGGCAGGGGATGTCGGTGGCCGCATTCCCGGCCGTCGCCCATGCGACCCTGGCGCGGGTCAGGGCGCGGGGACGGCGAGCCTCCGATCTGGAAGCCCGCCTGCGGCTGTTCTGGGCCAGCGCCCGCGGTCGGCTCTAG
- the trmFO gene encoding methylenetetrahydrofolate--tRNA-(uracil(54)-C(5))-methyltransferase (FADH(2)-oxidizing) TrmFO: MSIQPVHIVGGGLAGSEAAWQVAEAGVPVVLHEMRPVRKTDAHQTDGLAELVCSNSFRADDWTGNAVGLLHAEMRKLGSIIMSCGDANQVPAGGALAVDRDGFSQAVTARLEAHPLVTIEREEVAGLPPAEWDNVIVSTGPLTSPALSEAILQLTGEGELAFFDAIAPIVNFDSIDMDVCWRQSRYDKAGPAGDTAAYINCPMDKAQYEAFIDALLAGPKSEFKDWENVPYFDGCLPIEVMAERGRETLRHGPMKPVGLTNAHNPEVKAYAIVQLRQDNALGTLWNMVGFQTKLKHGAQTEIFRTIPGLEKAVFARLGGLHRNTFLNSPKLLDAQLRMKTQPRLRFAGQVTGVEGYVESAAVGLLAGRFAAAERLGRPIAPPPATTALGALIGHITGGHIDAGKGSFQPMNINYGLLPPLDAAGPKRREDGSRIGAKERGRNKKLAMGERALADLDAWVAGAPALAAE; the protein is encoded by the coding sequence ATGTCGATCCAACCAGTTCATATCGTCGGCGGGGGCCTGGCCGGTTCCGAAGCCGCTTGGCAAGTCGCTGAGGCCGGAGTTCCGGTCGTCCTGCATGAGATGCGTCCGGTCCGGAAGACCGACGCGCACCAGACCGACGGCCTGGCCGAGTTGGTCTGCTCCAACTCGTTCCGCGCCGACGACTGGACCGGCAACGCCGTCGGGCTGCTGCACGCCGAGATGCGCAAACTCGGCTCGATCATCATGAGCTGCGGCGACGCCAACCAGGTGCCGGCCGGCGGCGCCCTGGCCGTCGACCGCGACGGCTTCTCGCAGGCGGTCACCGCGCGCCTCGAAGCCCACCCGCTGGTCACCATCGAACGCGAAGAAGTCGCCGGCCTGCCGCCGGCCGAGTGGGACAACGTGATCGTCTCTACCGGACCGCTCACCTCGCCGGCGCTGTCCGAGGCGATCCTGCAGCTGACCGGCGAAGGCGAGCTGGCGTTCTTCGACGCCATCGCCCCGATCGTGAACTTCGACTCGATCGACATGGACGTCTGCTGGCGCCAGTCGCGCTACGACAAGGCCGGCCCGGCCGGCGACACCGCCGCCTACATCAACTGCCCGATGGACAAGGCGCAGTACGAGGCGTTCATCGACGCCCTGCTGGCTGGTCCGAAGTCCGAGTTCAAGGACTGGGAGAACGTTCCCTACTTCGACGGCTGCCTGCCGATCGAGGTGATGGCCGAGCGCGGCCGCGAGACCCTGCGTCACGGCCCGATGAAACCGGTCGGCCTGACCAACGCCCACAATCCCGAGGTTAAGGCCTACGCCATCGTCCAGCTGCGCCAGGACAACGCGCTCGGCACGCTGTGGAACATGGTCGGGTTCCAGACCAAGCTGAAGCACGGCGCCCAGACCGAAATCTTCCGCACTATTCCGGGGCTGGAAAAGGCGGTGTTCGCGCGGCTCGGCGGCCTGCATCGCAACACCTTCCTGAACAGCCCCAAGCTGCTGGACGCCCAGCTGCGGATGAAGACCCAGCCGCGGCTGCGCTTCGCCGGGCAGGTGACCGGGGTCGAGGGCTATGTCGAGAGCGCCGCCGTCGGCCTGCTGGCCGGCCGCTTCGCCGCCGCCGAGCGCCTGGGCCGGCCGATCGCGCCGCCGCCGGCCACCACGGCCCTGGGGGCCCTGATCGGCCACATCACCGGCGGCCACATCGACGCGGGCAAGGGCTCGTTCCAGCCGATGAACATCAACTACGGCCTGCTGCCGCCGCTAGACGCGGCCGGCCCGAAGCGGCGCGAAGACGGCAGCCGCATCGGCGCCAAGGAGCGCGGCCGCAACAAGAAGCTGGCGATGGGCGAACGCGCCCTGGCCGACCTCGACGCCTGGGTCGCCGGCGCGCCGGCGCTGGCGGCGGAGTAG
- a CDS encoding glutathione S-transferase family protein: MKLYGAPMPAPNPRRVRIFLAEKGLDLPETPVDMRKREHKSAEFRAKNSMGQLPALELDDGTCIAETVAICRYFEETHPEPPMFGRTAVEKALVDQWIRRVEFAVMMPVGNFWRHAHPFTAALLTQFKDFGESNKETYRGAQKYVDRELEGREFLVGDSYTMADICLLSTVDFAEWIGLPVEDEFTNLKAWRERVKARPSADA, translated from the coding sequence ATGAAACTTTACGGCGCGCCGATGCCGGCGCCGAACCCCCGCCGCGTCCGCATCTTCCTGGCCGAGAAAGGCCTCGACCTGCCCGAGACGCCGGTGGACATGAGGAAGCGTGAGCACAAGTCGGCCGAGTTCCGAGCCAAGAACTCGATGGGCCAGCTGCCGGCGCTCGAACTGGACGACGGCACCTGCATCGCCGAGACCGTCGCCATCTGCCGCTACTTCGAGGAGACCCACCCCGAGCCGCCGATGTTCGGCCGCACCGCCGTCGAGAAGGCGCTGGTCGACCAGTGGATCCGCCGCGTCGAGTTCGCGGTGATGATGCCGGTGGGCAACTTCTGGCGCCACGCGCACCCGTTCACCGCGGCGCTGCTGACCCAGTTCAAGGACTTCGGCGAGTCCAACAAGGAAACCTATCGCGGGGCGCAGAAGTACGTCGACCGCGAGCTGGAGGGCCGCGAGTTCCTGGTCGGCGACAGCTACACCATGGCCGACATCTGCCTGCTCTCGACCGTCGACTTCGCCGAGTGGATCGGCCTGCCGGTCGAGGACGAGTTCACCAACCTGAAGGCCTGGCGCGAGCGCGTGAAGGCCCGGCCGAGCGCCGACGCCTAG
- a CDS encoding methylated-DNA--[protein]-cysteine S-methyltransferase: MIEGFALFDTAIGLCGVAWNAQGLTGVMLPLSEGGDPRARMTRRHPGAEEGAPPAAVAEAIAGMQALLRGDKRDLLEVALDDGHVAPLAAQVYAIARAIPPGQTLTYGDIARRLGDVSLSRAVGQALGANPWPIVVPCHRILAAGGRKGGFSAPGGADTKLRMLEIEGALAPDTLPLFGGR; encoded by the coding sequence ATGATCGAGGGTTTCGCCCTGTTCGACACCGCCATCGGCCTCTGCGGCGTCGCATGGAACGCGCAGGGGCTCACGGGCGTCATGCTGCCGCTCAGCGAGGGCGGCGATCCGCGTGCGCGGATGACGCGCCGCCATCCGGGGGCGGAGGAGGGGGCGCCGCCCGCCGCCGTCGCCGAGGCGATCGCCGGCATGCAGGCGCTGCTGCGCGGCGACAAGCGCGACCTGCTGGAAGTGGCGCTCGACGACGGCCACGTCGCGCCGCTGGCGGCCCAGGTCTACGCCATCGCCCGCGCCATCCCGCCCGGACAGACCTTGACCTATGGCGACATCGCCCGCCGGCTCGGCGACGTCAGCCTGTCGCGCGCCGTGGGCCAGGCGCTAGGCGCCAATCCCTGGCCGATCGTGGTGCCGTGCCATCGCATCCTGGCGGCGGGCGGCCGCAAGGGCGGCTTCTCGGCCCCCGGCGGGGCCGACACCAAGCTGCGGATGCTGGAGATCGAAGGCGCGCTGGCCCCCGACACCCTGCCGCTGTTCGGCGGCCGCTAA